The following is a genomic window from Tripterygium wilfordii isolate XIE 37 chromosome 19, ASM1340144v1, whole genome shotgun sequence.
CCATATTGTGTGGTATTACGTTCCCCAGGCGTgaatttttctaaatttttgaaAACTAGACAAATGATTCAACTACCCAAATGTTGGATCGAGTCAACGAAACGCCTTCCAACTTTCTGACTTTTTTAAGTTTATGATCAAGTTAgattaaatttgtttttctttttgatgaagTAAATtctaattttataaaatatgaaatatttatttcaacTTAATCTTGTAGTTGAGCATAATTTTAAATACAATCTGAACTCAAAAAGGTTTTTATTCTCTAGAAGAATATTGATAGTATAACTCTCTACTATGTGAATGTGGATACTTGTACAATACAAATAGAAATATAAGATAAAGTATCCATGACCTCGTAAAGGTGGGAGAGAGGAGTAACCACTCCAACCCGCTCTATAGTATCACACTCCTCTAGTGCGTGATTTGTCTTGCGCTTAGAgagataaaaataatataataagaaaagagacaaaaaagaagttaaaataTTGTTTGGAACATatgttcaaataaaaaataatgataaatgcTCAGGTTAAACCAATGTAACTTTCACCtcatattttctaaaaaaaagaaaagattaagCAAATGTTGAGGATAAATCACCTCATAAAGAATTTTCTAACGTTGATtcagattcaaattcaaatcacACTTTAGATAAGGACGAATCCTCATAGCACTACTCCAACAAATCTCAACAACGATATCAAACCCACATCTCATCTCAACATATTGAAGATCAAGGATAAGAACATCTCAACGAATGCGTAAAAGGAACATCCAACTTGATATGAGGTATGGACTTCGAGTTGAGACGTTGGATATATTGACTTGTATGGGCTATTATGTTGGGTCGGACCATGGtttattcttttttatgttCCTATGAGGTTTGGGTTTTCACGTTGATTGGCGCAACTTGAATCGTTCCCATAAGGGCACAACCCAACCGGCATTTTGGgtaaattttgatttctttaattttttaaaaacactagTATTGATTTatataatttcattgtttttaggGATTAAACTGTTTGATAAACCTTATAATCTAGCAAATAACCTCCATAACCAAAcacgaaaaataaattaacgTATAAACTAGCATAAAATAAGCTACTCATAGGAATTTATACGCTCTTTAGTCACTTTTTACAATTAATATAGTAATAGTTTATAAATTAGCTTACAACTGTACAATCACCAAACACctaataatttatttgaaagtttataaattaatttatttttctcaattATAAACTTTTTCTTTGTGAGCTCAATTATAAACCCTATCAGAGGCAACATTGCATTCCATATTTAGTCCTCGCTAAGGTTTTTTTTACGCTGTTTTTATCTAACCCTCCAAAGAAATCGAAAGTACAATAGTAACTGAAAACCATTATAGATGAGGTTTATATAAGGGAAAATTCTGAAATGTTTACAGAAAATAATGGAAATATCATACAAAGTcagcaaacaaaatatattgttactgaaaaatatatgatatcattatatatgtatatatgatgaGCCATGGGTCCATTGATGTCGATGGAGGCACCTTTGGATTGAATCAAACTCCATCAAATTCGTCCATGAATGAATGGCGCGAGTGGGGTTACCTAAGCAGCCTTGTCAATTACGGGAGGACTGATTCCCGACAATATAATGGGCTTTGAAACAAAAGCCCATGATTGATGGGAATTCCCATAAAAACAAATTGGATGGTATACATAATACATTCTCTCTTTACGCTTATACATTCTCTCTTTACGCTTTTTATAAGGAGTATTGATATCTTAACACCATATTAATTGATCTGTCTTCGAATATACGGCTATGACAAGGTCACAAGGGTGAGGGCCATAAGGATGGGATTGGATAGGACCCGATCCTAGGATTAGGCGGTCATGTTAGGTTGTGTCGACTTGTCCCATTTTTACATGATAAATTATGGAAACGGCGATACGATACCGTTTGTTTTAATACACCATATTATCTCTTTTTATTAGTGCCACACCCACACATTAAGTCTTACGTCAAATTTCCACTTCCGCACTAAAACCCACTATTATTCTTGTTGTCCTAAATTAGGTTTTTCCGGTACAACAATATATATTCTTAAATCAAGTAAAAGTTGCCATGCATGTCTTTCGCAGTAACTAACTTTACGCGTGCTATATATTCACAAATATaaattgatttgagttttttttctttttctttcggtTTTcccacattttcttttcttttctttctcaggagaagaaaaggaaaagtgtTAGAATGTTAGAGAAGGGAAACCTAATTTCTCAAACAATTTAACTATTTTCATTTTCGTTCTCTGTGTTAGTGTTTGATTAATgcgattgattaattaattaatcaatcatgATAGTTGATAATTCTCGTGAAGCCCATAACATATTTTTGATAATGCATTGTTGTTGGCTCCCAAATTTCGCCGTTGAAGAAGATTTGGAATTCAGGCTTTCTTGAAGGTACGTACATAAGAACCCTAAATTTTATGTTCTGgtgtaataatattataaaattttgaataattcctgaaatatttttttatgcatgaaaatatcatgaaaaataaaagaaaataaaagaaaaggaaacagaTGTTAGGTTACCTCAACATGCACTTATTTTATATTTCTCAAATTATGAATAGACATTATTTCAAACGCATGCAATAGTTCTATTTCTATCTCTTTTGTTCAGCTGAATTGTTCCTTTTTAcgtaataaaattttatttaatatcgttaaaaaatacaatccaaacattacaaatcaataatttttggacacgattttattatttttgagcCGTCGTTATTGTTTGTTAGGTCACAAAATACAATGATGATATGAGAGGGGTTGAAGTTTTACTTATATGATATTCGATTGAGTTTTTCAATTCGATGTGTGATAAGTCTTAAATAAATATATCTAAAACGCAATGAGCTACAATTTGATTCCATTGTTGCCTGGTTGTACAGTACTTGTAGAACTTTCCAGGAAAAAAAACCCGAACCAACAAATATTTATGGGTCACCACAacggaatttaaaaaaaaaaaaaacagaaagaaagaaaaatatatttagagTCGTCGTTGAAGGTCCTGGCTGGGCAAGTCAGGGAAATAATTATTGGAAAATTTAAGTTAAATTTGAGCTGTTCTAGCTGTACGTGGGGACTACTTGTAGGACTTGTAATATCAAATGTCTCAAAAATTCAATTATATTTCTTTCCCATGGTTCTCATAATTCCAAATATTCGGGGCATCCCAGAATTGACGGTGCCAGTTGTCCCAATTAGAATACATTTTGTATGACATATTTTTGCGCATCCATGCATATTCATGAATACgcgcatttttttttgttttatatatatggttataaactaacacttttttttgaatatatatatatataaatataataacaaCATCATACACATTTATCTTTTAAGTATTTTTAAGTATTCGGTATGGGTCAAATTCGGGACGTTAGGTCCAAACACACATAATTTTCTCCCCTGACAGACAtgataagttgagtcaaaataTAATGTATTAATGTAACATATTACTTGCAGTATGAATCGAACTTAGAACCTttcaaattcatataatttgatCCGAGTAAGATTCACCTATATACTATCATCCAACAACTCTTTTAGAAAATTAAAATCctattaatttaaatttaactTGTGTACCCCGCTTATTGATAATTAATTTGGAGTGATATCAATTAAGCATAAGTTGTCTACTTAACCCGTCTTTGACATCTCCAGAAAAATTTGAACTTTTTGTCTTGAGTTAGACCTGCTACATATATTATCCTAATTAATCTTTGATACGCATCTaccatttttaattaatttcttgttttCCTGTCACTTTCTTATCTTGTTTTTTtcccccattttttttttatcacaaaCCTAAAATTGCTGATAAATCGTTCAAGCCAAGCGTGTataatttcttaattttcttacCTAACAATAAAGTGATAAACGCTTAcataatatatgtgtgtgtgtgtgtgtatatagctGGAATAGCTTATATATTATGCATTTATGCGTGTGCGCTGCCTTTTGTCCTGGCATGGGGTGTGTCATACTCAATTAACGCAGTACAAGAAGGGCATTATTTGACGTAATATTCACAGAAAGGTGGCTCTCATTCAGACTATATATTCTGCTCTCTATTGCAGGAAGAAAGTGTGTTAGTTGagcttcttcattttctttcttcttcaaccACCAAAGCCAAGAAAACTCTGATTTTTCTCCTCTCAGTGGAATCTGATTCAACCCCTGTTTCTGGCAATAGATAGCAGTGAAGAGTTGCAATTTTGCAGGTGCAGATTTTTAGTTATTGATTTAAGCATTTCTGACTGATTCCATAATGTTTCTCTGTTAGAAATGCAGTTTTGATTTGCTAGTTAAAGAAAATATGAATTGGGTTTTCTCttgcaggttttttttttggcaatggAAAACAGTGAGTTTATGAATTCATCAAAACAGGATGTCAATGAAGAAATCCCATCactcatatcatatatatcatcaaatgATTTGGCTGGATTTGACACAGTTAAGGAGGAAAGTAGCTACCATAATCAGAATCATTCTTTTAATTCATTCCCAATGGTAAGAAATTAAGGACTTTCATGCCATAAACTGTGAACTCTGCTTTGGTCTCTTTGATGGGTTTTCACTAATTTCTGGTTTCATTGCAGGAAGCTGAAATGAGTAGTTTGACAAGTAGTGATGAATACAAACCCATCAACCATCAGAGAAAGGACTCAGTTTCCATCAGCATGCCATCTTCTCCAATCCAAGATCATTCAAAGAGCACAAAAAGAGTTCTTTTCAGTATCGGTGATGACAAAGTCCTCGGCGAGGGAATTCCAGTTTCCACGGCAGAATATGGTCTGGAACTAAAGAAAGTTAAGTTTCATTCGCAGCCAATGCCTAGAGGGTCTGCATTTCCCAAATCAATCGATGTTCGGGCATTTCCACAGCATCCTAGTATAAAGAAATTTAAAGATAAGAGGTATGATTCCTTCAAAACATGGTCCGGGAAACTTGAAAGGCAAATATCAAATATTCGCGGAAAGCCTCGTGAGCCTGAACCCGAGCGCAGTAATGTGCAGAAGGCAGAGTCTGAGTCTATATCGGTGGATCGATATTTCGATGCACTGCAGGGGCCTGAATTGGAAACCTTGAGGGTATGTGCCACTTACTGAAATTCACACATTTCACATACCAGTAATATTCATGTTAGTTATTTGGCTTGATTTTCATTATATTGAGTAATGTGAGATATGCTTGTTACAGCCATCAGAGCAAATTGTGTTGCCAGAGGACAAGACCTGGCCGTTTCTCCTACGATATCCCATCTCTTCATTTGGTATCTGTCTCGGCGTAAGCAGCCAAGCAATTATGTGGAAAACATTAGCAACTTCAGCATCCACAAAGTTTCTTCATATAAGCTTGACAGTAAATCTAGTCCTATGGTGCATCGCTGTAGCTCTTGTAGCCATGGTTGCTTCGATTTACCTTTCAAAGGTGATTTTCTACTTCGAAGCAGTTCGACGTGAATACTATCACCCTATCCGTGTCAACTTCTTCTTTGCTCCATGGATTTCTCTTCTATTTTTAGCCCTTGGAGTACCACCTTCGGTAACCAAAGATCTGCCTCCTGCACTTTGGTATGTTCTCATGACACCAATTCTCTGCTTAGAGCTTAAGATTTATGGGCAATGGATGTCGGGAGGACAACGTAGGCTCTCGAAAGTGGCTAATCCTTCGAATCATCTGTCGGTTGTTGGAAATTTTGTTGGAGCATTGTTGGGTGCATCGATGGGATTAAAAGAAGGTCCTATCTTTTTCTTTGCTGTTGGTTTGGCTCACTATGCAGTTCTGTTTGTCACTCTTTACCAAAGACTTCCAACAAATGAAACTCTCCCCAAAGAGCTTCATCCGGTTTTCTTCCTTTTCGTCGCTGCTCCAAGTGTTGCTTCCATGGCCTGGACAAAGATTCAAGGCTCCTTCGATTACGGTTCTCGGATTGCCTACTTCATTGCATTGTTCCTTTATTTTTCACTGGCAGTAAGAGTCAATTTCTTCAGAGGATTCAAGTAAGAAACAGCATATTTTggtctcttcttttttcaaatttcttctctTAATGGTTCATTCACTCTACTGAGAGTCTAATAAGTCTTGTTCTTGAATATGCAGGTTTTCATTAGCTTGGTGGGCTTATACATTTCCGATGACCGGAGCTGCCATCGCGACGATCAGGTACTCGAGCGAAGTGGACAATGTAGTGACTCAAGCTCTTGCTGTCATACTTGCTGCTACTGCCACACTTACAGTCACAGCCTTGCTTATATCTACAATCCTCCATGGCTTTGTGTTGGGAGATCTTTTCCCTAATGACATTGCCATTGCCATCAGTGACAGAAAGCCAAAGCATCACAATAACCACAGAAGGTGGTTCCATATCAGTAATGGAAGCGCGGAAGAGATCGAAAATTACTTAAAATTTGCAGATTCGGATTGCAAAGACATTGAAGCTTCCCCAACATCCAACTCTCCTGGCTCTGGCAGTAATTAATGAAGCTTGAATCTTGTAGTTTATCTATTGCCAATCAGACTATTAGGGTTCTTAGTTCCAGTGAGCTTGCCACAGTTTTAGTGAGCATGTGAGGGATTTGAAGATATGTGTGGTGAGGGCTGAGTGATATGTTAGAACTAGTAATGGCTGTATATTGTGTAAAATATCTGTCAGTAATGTGTATGTTCTGCagatataatttttgttaattattaATATCAAGTAATCTACACAACTAGCAAACAGCACCAGATCCATGTTGAATGGAATAAGCTTTTACTTACTGGTTTGTAAATTAAGGGCAAAATAGTGTAGAaaatttacataatcaaaatgaaTAGCAAAGAAAGTGAAAAAATTTCACGAAGATCAAgatattaatttcttattgaATCTTATTACTCCTCTTAATATCCTAATGCCGGCCCATGCGCTAGACTCTGACCCAACTTACCTCGTTACCATGTGGAAAAAACTTACCTCATTATCATGCGAAAAACTTATGTGCATGCGGATCTGATAGCCCAAATAAGCctatatcgaatgtccaaatgataaatttgtatagtatcgtttttggataatttttaatttataattcatTAGGAAAAAATATTTCGAAATAAATCCAACAAAAGTTCTTGTAAGTTTCCAAAGGTGAAGTTTGAAAATCAACAATGGGTATTAGGGTTTTATGTGGACCATCACATTTTCCGATGGGCCCAAtatttgaaattaaaatttgGACCATGACATCGGTCACCAAAGACAAAGCCCATTAGGGTTCTTTGTGGAGTGTAGaccatctctttttccaatGGGCCCAACAACCCAACGGTAATAGGAAAAGTGACGGTAGTACGGTACACTACACCGTCTATGTAAACCCCGTAATGGGCTTtccatttgtttgtttatcGACCGTCAACTACAAGCGACTGAGCGAGCGTTTCGAGCTTTGAGAAGGAACTCGAGGAAGTACCCAACGGTAATAGGAAAAAGTTAGATGGGGTTTGGCATCCTTTGTTCATCGTGCTCCAACGTCAAGGAAAGCTAGTTTTTCTTTGGACTGTCTCGTCTCCATCAGCAGTAGTAGTAAACTAGCTTCGGTGCGGATTCGATCGTTCGAATTGCTTGATTTTTCTCTCCTATCGATCTTGACCTTAGTggtatgaatttatttgattgTTCTTCTTTGATTCTGTGTTATCTTCCGAATCCCTTGGATTTCAATCAACTTGTATGTATTAGTTTGAATTTGTTGCAGAGAAACCAGTTTTGCATTATAATATGAATAACTTCCATCGTCGTCTCAATTGATTCCTAgattgaaaccctaataaatccCTAAATTGTATTCTTATTGTTAAAGAAAAGAACGAATTGATAGTGTTTCAATCAGTAGTTTCAAGAGTTTTCTTAAGCTGTTGGAATTTTTAACTTCTTTCCTCATTTAATTAGAATTTTCTACTCTATGGAACATTGGTGAGGTCTTGTTAGTTTTATCAAGCAGTGTTAATATTCCCTGTTTGTCTACCACTTCCTTTGACGAAATCATTATTGGTTGTTTATATGTTTCTTAACAATATAGAGAGGCCCTGCATGTGGCAAAGAGGAATTTCATGTTGTGCCAGTTTGGTGTTTGAGATCAGGAGGAGGACATAAAGGTATACTTATTTTGTACGTCAAGGAAAGTTACAAGATGGAGAATATGCAATATGCAGAGGAGCTTATCAGGGAGTTTCTTGTGTTTAGAGGGTTTACAAATACTTTACAAGCGTTTGAGATGGAATTAGGGACTGATATTGGTAAATCGTTCCAGGTGGATAAGATATTGGACTTGATATTCTCAGTTTATATCCCTAAATTTCATGCGGAAAAATTAGTTGGTCTTCTAAGTTTCTTCAAGCAGTGCTTTTCTTCATCAACTGAGATTGCACTTATTGCTACTCTATTGAAATTGGAGGTCTCTATCCTGCGGTACTATGTAGTTTATGCCTTGCAGTCAGGAAGGAAAGACAAAGTTGTAGAGTTTTTCGGAATGAACGGGAATGATTTGCTGCAAAGGAGCACAGAATGGACTCCATGGTTTGGTAGGTTATGTCTTTTTCTTTATATTGTGGCCTTAAACATTCATTTTTCCTTGACTTATTTTATCCACCATTCCAATGCAGCAATACCTTATTTAAAGAATCCAAGCTTGGATCCTCAATTTCGCATTTATTTCTCAAAGGAATGGCATGAAGCTTTGTGTCTTTCAGCGAGGAATTTTTTCAGTGAGATCTTCAATGGTACTCATATCCTTTTGATGGACATATCCTCTATGATGCTCCATTAAGATTTTCACTACTATAAAACGTTGGCAAATATAGATTCTTACCTGCATTCTGGAAATGCAATATATCCCATTCACGTTGGACTTCATAGTTTCATTTATGTTATGTCACTCTTTTCTCaactatatgtgtgtgtttgctTTGCGAGCATGTTAATGACTGTATGATTGAGTATAAACCAGGCTTtcttaaataaaaatttgaggTCACTTGAAGATGTACTTTTACGCATTCCCATTTATTCCGTGTATTCAACCATACCTTCTTCTCCCTACCATTTTGTTACATATGCGACAGCATTACACCCTTTCCTTTCCTTGACAATAATTGATGTTTCTACTGATTGGATTTTGGAGAATATGTCCTTAACCAAACCACGAATCCCTGCCCTCTTGAAGATCAGTTCAGAGAAGAAAACAGTCAACTGTCTTAAAAAAGATGCTGAGCAACTTAATCAAAAGTTATCACAACTTCAGACTTTATTGGAGGAAAAAGAAGCTCAATTATGCCAGATGAggtgaaatttgaaaataatcatTTTTATTTCTCATGTATTCTAGTGATTTACTTTGTTGTTGTATTCTAGTTGATTTACTTTGTTATTTTCATGAAAGTTTATGTATTTTTATAGGATGAAGACCAGTAGTGCTGCATCAGTAATGGATACAAGATTATTAAAAAGTAAGaattcaatgtcatcaaatggACTGCGCAAAGAAGATCTTCATTTGACCAGTATTCAACAAGATTGCTCTCCTGCTACCCCAAATTTGGGTGGAATAAAGTTGGATCCTGAACAGGCTTATGGTGGACAATTCGAAACTATATCTGGATCCATTATCTCTGAGTCTGCTCATGACTCTATGTCACTTTCTACTCTCTATGTTGAAGGTGGTGTTTCTGCTGGTAACACTCAAGTGCTTCAAGAAGACTCTTGTGATGGTATTTATCTGTTCATATAACCTCCTTTCTATGAATCAAGGATGGTTACTAGTTCTGGGATAATTCTATGCCTAATTAGTTAAAGGACTTGTTTTAATGACGGCAATAAGTCTAGAATCTAGCTGGCCTTCATGAGGTAGCTATTAATGAAAATACTTTTGCTTATCTATACATTACTTGTAAAACAGGAAATTACGATGATTTGTATTTCTGGAAGGAGGGCTGGAGGGGTAACGTAATGCTAGAGTCCAGTGAAATTACACTATTTCAGTGTAGCCCAGGAGTTAGTATGTATATGACGGGAAAATGATAACACTTGTGAATTTGGTAGTTGATGGCTGCTAGGGTGATAGAAAGTGAGAGAAAGCTGAGTGGGTTGTATGTATGCTACTCAATTTTCTTAAACTGAGCATTATCACTGTTCatctttgatttatttttggcaaaagagtactttttATCCCTCAACTACTGatgtttcattttcgtcccttaactcttttttttccctttttcgtcccccaactatgggaaagtaccatTTTTATCCCTTGAATAAATCcgaccattgaaaaatcctacgtggcatcatattgttcaTCAGATCAagttttttccaacttcaatcttacttgaaaggacgaaaataatacttttcaatagttgagggacgaaaatgagTGGAAAAAAAGcttaaggacaaaaatgaaactcgccccatagttgagggacgaaaagtatctttttgccatttatttttttccccggCTTTTTGCATGTGTAGACCTTTATGTTGCACTGATGCTTAAAGCACGCTATTGACATATTAATTACTCCAATTTATGTGACAGAGAATGGCAGAGACATGCCGGGGGAAGCATTTCCTGAAGTGAAAGTAAATTTCCAGGCATGATTgcttacaaatatatattgagCTTTGTGTTTGCATGACTagcgttttcttttttctcttttatctcaattgattttgttttgatcCACTTGCAcgctgtattttttttttcatcaaagTTTGTAACTCTCAGTACTCTTTTTAGGAGACATTTTTAGGTCACACAAGTTCAATCAGTCGATGCCGCTTCTCAGCATCTGGTAACAATATAGCCAGCGCTTCCATTGATGGCACAGTCAGGTACCCACTATGGAAGTAGGTCATATGAACTTTTTTGACGAGAGAAATCTTTCATTGTGGGGCTGCTTTAGTCTATTCTTGTTTTTATGTATCACTTCGGATTTCCTATATACTTTTGTATCCGACTTGTCCCAAGTCCTAACTCAAGACATACTTGCTTAATTACAGTTCTTCAACTGCTTGATTGCCTGCTAACTTTTGGTTTCCTTACCTTTTTACTCAATACATttttaatgaagaatatggacATATGAACCATCAACTCCAGCATCTAGAAATGCAACAATATATTGTGGGGCAGAGATTATGTCACTTGACTGGGACTTGAAATCTGATCGCTTGGTATGTAATGTGCAGTTTTTCATTTTATAAACATGGTTCGATTTGGTAGTTGATTATCTCATATTAAAAATTGCCGCCTTGTTACTCTTTTTGATAAAAGCTACTTATTGGTACTGCTGATGGAGGCATCAAAGCATGGAATGTTGATGCCAAAAGGGTTGTATGCGATCTCAACACTGGTGAAGCTTTTCCAAGGTATGTACTTAGCATCAGGTCTTTGATTTAATATTCCTTTAGCCTTTACATTTTGGTTGTCCTGCAGTGTCTTGGATATCAAGTGCAGCCCTGTTGAACCTATTTTTGTTTCTGCAGCTGCTTCTAGAAGGTATTCAATTTCTTAGTCCTAATATTCATCTAAATTTTGTGCTTTAGTGGCAATGCATCCTGTATATGGCTTTCTGTTTATGatcaaattatattatttcttctATTTTATGGATATTTTAGCGTTGATAATGTCTTGTCAAAGATGTGATTGATATTATTGCTGAGACTGAAACGGTTGGAAATATAGGTGAAACTTCTGGGGAAATTTTGGTAAAAATCTAGTTAATCTTTGTTAATTAAGACCATAACATAGTAGTGAATTATCACATAGCTCTAAGTTactaataatttcatttttatctCTTATTTGTTTACATGTTGTAAAAAGGACCATCTGCTATGCCTTATGCCCGTAGCCCCTAGTGCTCCTTTTAGTGCAACTATTTAGTCTGGACTTGGGAGCCTTACATTGACCGAGTTACAAAACATTTATTCAGGTGTTCTGTAATAGTATATCAGACTTAATTATTGTTGTAGACTTGATAATACAGGAAGTGATTGCATGCACTTATATGTGAAGATACTTGCCACGAGCTGTTTTG
Proteins encoded in this region:
- the LOC119985673 gene encoding WD repeat-containing protein 91 homolog isoform X6 — translated: MENMQYAEELIREFLVFRGFTNTLQAFEMELGTDIGKSFQVDKILDLIFSVYIPKFHAEKLVGLLSFFKQCFSSSTEIALIATLLKLEVSILRYYVVYALQSGRKDKVVEFFGMNGNDLLQRSTEWTPWFAIPYLKNPSLDPQFRIYFSKEWHEALCLSARNFFSEIFNGTRIPALLKISSEKKTVNCLKKDAEQLNQKLSQLQTLLEEKEAQLCQMRMKTSSAASVMDTRLLKSKNSMSSNGLRKEDLHLTSIQQDCSPATPNLGGIKLDPEQAYGGQFNGRDMPGEAFPEVKVNFQLLIGTADGGIKAWNVDAKRVVCDLNTGEAFPSVLDIKCSPVEPIFVSAAASRRNGSSYIDSLGFASLTVWNMKTWKAMTVLPLGEDPPAITSLCFNHNGKILAASATDGMIHMFDMSAGLQITGWPAHDSAISSILFGTDETSIFSLGLDGKVFEWSLQNPGQVLWSRDCQRFFDPKASRHCRHEMALDAHGRRLLVTSSSVKAPIYQVRGPLEGMKTLAHNAAITTVDWHPTLPIFLTGSADHSVRVSSIP
- the LOC119985673 gene encoding WD repeat-containing protein 91 homolog isoform X3, whose translation is MENMQYAEELIREFLVFRGFTNTLQAFEMELGTDIGKSFQVDKILDLIFSVYIPKFHAEKLVGLLSFFKQCFSSSTEIALIATLLKLEVSILRYYVVYALQSGRKDKVVEFFGMNGNDLLQRSTEWTPWFAIPYLKNPSLDPQFRIYFSKEWHEALCLSARNFFSEIFNGTRIPALLKISSEKKTVNCLKKDAEQLNQKLSQLQTLLEEKEAQLCQMRMKTSSAASVMDTRLLKSKNSMSSNGLRKEDLHLTSIQQDCSPATPNLGGIKLDPEQAYGGQFNGRDMPGEAFPEVKVNFQETFLGHTSSISRCRFSASGNNIASASIDGTVRIWTYEPSTPASRNATIYCGAEIMSLDWDLKSDRLLLIGTADGGIKAWNVDAKRVVCDLNTGEAFPSVLDIKCSPVEPIFVSAAASRRNGSSYIDSLGFASLTVWNMKTWKAMTVLPLGEDPPAITSLCFNHNGKILAASATDGMIHMFDMSAGLQITGWPAHDSAISSILFGTDETSIFSLGLDGKVFEWSLQNPGQVLWSRDCQRFFDPKASRHCRHEMALDAHGRRLLVTSSSVKAPIYQVRGPLEGMKTLAHNAAITTVDWHPTLPIFLTGSADHSVRVSSIP
- the LOC119985673 gene encoding WD repeat-containing protein 91 homolog isoform X4, producing MENMQYAEELIREFLVFRGFTNTLQAFEMELGTDIGKSFQVDKILDLIFSVYIPKFHAEKLVGLLSFFKQCFSSSTEIALIATLLKLEVSILRYYVVYALQSGRKDKVVEFFGMNGNDLLQRSTEWTPWFAIPYLKNPSLDPQFRIYFSKEWHEALCLSARNFFSEIFNGTRIPALLKISSEKKTVNCLKKDAEQLNQKLSQLQTLLEEKEAQLCQMRMKTSSAASVMDTRLLKSKNSMSSNGLRKEDLHLTSIQQDCSPATPNLGGIKLDPEQAYGGQFETISGSIISESAHDSMSLSTLYVEGGVSAGNTQVLQEDSCDENGRDMPGEAFPEVKVNFQLLIGTADGGIKAWNVDAKRVVCDLNTGEAFPSVLDIKCSPVEPIFVSAAASRRNGSSYIDSLGFASLTVWNMKTWKAMTVLPLGEDPPAITSLCFNHNGKILAASATDGMIHMFDMSAGLQITGWPAHDSAISSILFGTDETSIFSLGLDGKVFEWSLQNPGQVLWSRDCQRFFDPKASRHCRHEMALDAHGRRLLVTSSSVKAPIYQVRGPLEGMKTLAHNAAITTVDWHPTLPIFLTGSADHSVRVSSIP
- the LOC119985673 gene encoding WD repeat-containing protein 91 homolog isoform X1, with translation MENMQYAEELIREFLVFRGFTNTLQAFEMELGTDIGKSFQVDKILDLIFSVYIPKFHAEKLVGLLSFFKQCFSSSTEIALIATLLKLEVSILRYYVVYALQSGRKDKVVEFFGMNGNDLLQRSTEWTPWFAIPYLKNPSLDPQFRIYFSKEWHEALCLSARNFFSEIFNGTRIPALLKISSEKKTVNCLKKDAEQLNQKLSQLQTLLEEKEAQLCQMRMKTSSAASVMDTRLLKSKNSMSSNGLRKEDLHLTSIQQDCSPATPNLGGIKLDPEQAYGGQFETISGSIISESAHDSMSLSTLYVEGGVSAGNTQVLQEDSCDENGRDMPGEAFPEVKVNFQETFLGHTSSISRCRFSASGNNIASASIDGTVRIWTYEPSTPASRNATIYCGAEIMSLDWDLKSDRLLLIGTADGGIKAWNVDAKRVVCDLNTGEAFPSVLDIKCSPVEPIFVSAAASRRNGSSYIDSLGFASLTVWNMKTWKAMTVLPLGEDPPAITSLCFNHNGKILAASATDGMIHMFDMSAGLQITGWPAHDSAISSILFGTDETSIFSLGLDGKVFEWSLQNPGQVLWSRDCQRFFDPKASRHCRHEMALDAHGRRLLVTSSSVKAPIYQVRGPLEGMKTLAHNAAITTVDWHPTLPIFLTGSADHSVRVSSIP
- the LOC119985673 gene encoding WD repeat-containing protein 91 homolog isoform X2; the encoded protein is MENMQYAEELIREFLVFRGFTNTLQAFEMELGTDIGKSFQVDKILDLIFSVYIPKFHAEKLVGLLSFFKQCFSSSTEIALIATLLKLEVSILRYYVVYALQSGRKDKVVEFFGMNGNDLLQRSTEWTPWFAIPYLKNPSLDPQFRIYFSKEWHEALCLSARNFFSEIFNGTRIPALLKISSEKKTVNCLKKDAEQLNQKLSQLQTLLEEKEAQLCQMRMKTSSAASVMDTRLLKSKNSMSSNGLRKEDLHLTSIQQDCSPATPNLGGIKLDPEQAYGGQFETISGSIISESAHDSMSLSTLYVEGGVSAGNTQVLQEDSCDENGRDMPGEAFPEVKVNFQETFLGHTSSISRCRFSASGNNIASASIDGTVRIWTYEPSTPASRNATIYCGAEIMSLDWDLKSDRLLLIGTADGGIKAWNVDAKRVVCDLNTGEAFPRNGSSYIDSLGFASLTVWNMKTWKAMTVLPLGEDPPAITSLCFNHNGKILAASATDGMIHMFDMSAGLQITGWPAHDSAISSILFGTDETSIFSLGLDGKVFEWSLQNPGQVLWSRDCQRFFDPKASRHCRHEMALDAHGRRLLVTSSSVKAPIYQVRGPLEGMKTLAHNAAITTVDWHPTLPIFLTGSADHSVRVSSIP